Proteins encoded within one genomic window of Bombus terrestris chromosome 11, iyBomTerr1.2, whole genome shotgun sequence:
- the LOC100648602 gene encoding antichymotrypsin-2 gives MRMLIRSFCLVTLALITMSKAEKNAEALRSVVESANQFNSPFFQTVVKHNPGNLITSPLSVSVVLAMAAFGARGNTKAQFRNVLHLPTSDSLATSGYQSLIDNLNNVKDNKLAVANKVFVAASLNLKPSYKNLTEVYFRSSSQLVNFAQSREAANIINSWAEQNTNNLIKELITAEMLDDTTRLVLVNAIYFKGQWKIKFDPELTSDMPFHTSKVEVKNVPTMYRQDAYKYGELSDLNAKFVVIPYKGDELSMIIILPNEIDGLSDVEKKLQNTSLTNILSQGDKEEVELWLPKFKVESMLELNDVLQEMGLTDAFTTADFSEIADGENLYISDVIQKAYIEVNEEGSEAAAATGVVLTYYSYPSSTPMQIDRPFYYAIYKNQTESRGDIVTLFSGHVKDP, from the exons ATGCGTATGT TAATAAGAAGTTTCTGTTTGGTGACTCTTGCCCTAATAACAATGTCAAAAGCAGAGAAAAATGCTGAAGCTCTGCGCTCCGTTGTGGAGAGTGCAAATCAATTTAATTCTCCATTTTTCCAG ACTGTTGTAAAACACAATCCTGGCAATCTTATAACATCCCCTCTAAGCGTAAGTGTTGTACTTGCTATGGCTGCTTTTGGAGCTCGTGGAAACACAAAAGCACAGTTCAGAAATGTACTTCATCTACCAACATCAGATAGTCTTGCCACATCTGGTTATCAGTCACTTATTGATAATCTCAAT AATGTGAAAGACAATAAATTGGCTGTTGCAAATAAAGTCTTCGTAGCTGCAAGTTTAAATTTGAAACCAAGTTACAAAAATTTGACTGAAGTTTATTTCCGCTCTTCTTCTCAATTGGTAAACTTTGCTCAAAGTCGGGAAGctgcaaatattattaatagttgGGCcgaacaaaatacaaataatctCATTAAAGAACTTATTACTGCTG AAATGCTAGATGACACGACAAGGTTGGTACTTGTCAATGCAATATATTTTAAAGGCCAATGGAAAATTAAGTTCGACCCTGAGTTAACGAGCGATATGCCATTTCATACTAGTAAAGTTGAAGTAAAAAATGTTCCTACAATGTATAGACAAGATGCTTATAAATACGGAGAACTTTCAGATTTAAATGCTAAATTCGTTGTAATACCATACAAG GGTGACGAATTGAGTATGATCATAATTCTTCCAAATGAAATTGATGGTTTGTCTGATGTTGAGAAAAAACTACAGAATACAAGTTTAACGAACATTCTAAGTCAAGGAGACAAGGAAGAAGTGGAATTATGGTTACCAAAGTTCAAGGTGGAAAGTATGCTTGAACTCAATGATGTCTTACAAgag ATGGGTTTGACTGATGCGTTTACTACAGCTGATTTTTCTGAGATTGCTGATGGTGAAAATTTGTATATCAGTGATGTTATACAAAAGGCATACATTGAAGTGAATGAAGAAGGAAGTGAAGCTGCCGCTGCTACTG GAGTGGTACTTACATATTACTCGTATCCCAGTTCGACTCCAATGCAAATTGATCGGCCGTTCTATTATGCTATTTATAAAAACCAAACAGAAAGTCGGGGAGACATCGTAACGCTATTCAGTGGACACGTTAAGGATCCTTAA
- the LOC125385892 gene encoding antichymotrypsin-2-like isoform X1, with protein MLIRGFWLVILALITMSEAEKNVESLRSVVEGANQFSSSFFQTVVRHNPGNLITSPLSASIVLAMTAFGARGNTVAQFRNVLHLPTSESLATSGYQSLIDNLNNVKDNKLAVANKVFVAASLNLKPSYKNLTEVYFRSSSQLVNFAQSQEAANIINSWAEQNTNNLIKELVTPAMLDDLTKLVLANAVYFKGQWKDKFDLKLTRNMPFHTSKVEVKNVPTMYRQGKYKYGVLVDLNAKFVVIPYKGDELSMVIILPNEINDLSDVEKKLQNISVTNILSQGHGEEMRLWLPKFKVESNIDLRNVLIEMGLTDAFAGADFSGIADGEGLCISQLIQKAYIEVNEEGSEAVAVTRRVVTKRKGGCRYIREFKIEQPFFYYIIKTMKDEIGNDINLPLFCGSIYEPKF; from the exons ATGC TAATAAGAGGTTTCTGGTTGGTGATTCTTGCCCTAATAACAATGTCAGAAGCAGAGAAAAATGTTGAATCTCTGCGCTCCGTTGTGGAAGGTGCAAATCAATTTAGTTCTTCATTCTTTCAG ACCGTGGTACGACACAATCCTGGCAACCTTATAACGTCCCCTTTAAGTGCAAGTATTGTTCTTGCTATGACAGCTTTCGGAGCTCGTGGAAACACAGTAGCCCAGTTTAGAAATGTACTTCATCTGCCAACTTCAGAGAGTCTTGCCACGTCTGGTTATCAGTCACTTATTGATAATCTCAAT AATGTGAAAGACAATAAATTGGCTGTTGCAAATAAAGTCTTCGTAGCTGCAAGTTTAAATTTGAAACCAAGTTACAAAAATTTGACTGAAGTTTATTTCCGCTCTTCTTCTCAATTAGTAAACTTTGCTCAAAGTCAGGAAGctgcaaatattattaatagttgGGCcgaacaaaatacaaataatctCATTAAAGAGCTTGTAACTCCTG CAATGTTAGATGACTTGACAAAGTTAGTACTTGCCAATGCAGTATATTTTAAAGGCCAATGGAAAGATAAGTTCGACCTTAAGTTAACGAGAAATATGCCATTTCATACTAGTAAAGTTGAAGTAAAAAATGTTCCTACAATGTATAGACAAGGTAAATACAAATATGGAGTCCTCGTAGATTTAAATGCGAAATTCGTTGTAATACCATACAAG GGTGACGAATTGAGTATGGTTATAATTCTTCCAAATGAAATTAATGATCTATCTGATGTtgagaaaaaattacaaaatataagtgTAACAAACATTCTAAGTCAAGGACATGGGGAAGAAATGAGATTATGGTTACCAAAGTTCAAGGTGGAAAGTAACATAGATCTTAGGAATGTCTTAATAgag ATGGGTTTAACTGATGCGTTTGCTGGTGCTGATTTTTCTGGGATTGCTGATGGTGAAGGTTTATGCATCAGTCAACTTATACAAAAGGCATACATTGAAGTGAATGAAGAAGGAAGTGAAGCTGTTGCTGTTACTC GTCGCGTTGTAACGAAGAGAAAGGGTGGTTGTAGATATATAAGGGAGTTCAAAATTGAACagccatttttttattatatcataaaaacTATGAAAGATGAAATAGGTAATGATATTAATCTACCACTATTCTGTGGTTCTATTTACGAACCCAAATTCTAA
- the LOC125385892 gene encoding serine protease inhibitor 3/4-like isoform X2, which yields MSEAEKNVESLRSVVEGANQFSSSFFQTVVRHNPGNLITSPLSASIVLAMTAFGARGNTVAQFRNVLHLPTSESLATSGYQSLIDNLNNVKDNKLAVANKVFVAASLNLKPSYKNLTEVYFRSSSQLVNFAQSQEAANIINSWAEQNTNNLIKELVTPAMLDDLTKLVLANAVYFKGQWKDKFDLKLTRNMPFHTSKVEVKNVPTMYRQGKYKYGVLVDLNAKFVVIPYKGDELSMVIILPNEINDLSDVEKKLQNISVTNILSQGHGEEMRLWLPKFKVESNIDLRNVLIEMGLTDAFAGADFSGIADGEGLCISQLIQKAYIEVNEEGSEAVAVTRRVVTKRKGGCRYIREFKIEQPFFYYIIKTMKDEIGNDINLPLFCGSIYEPKF from the exons ATGTCAGAAGCAGAGAAAAATGTTGAATCTCTGCGCTCCGTTGTGGAAGGTGCAAATCAATTTAGTTCTTCATTCTTTCAG ACCGTGGTACGACACAATCCTGGCAACCTTATAACGTCCCCTTTAAGTGCAAGTATTGTTCTTGCTATGACAGCTTTCGGAGCTCGTGGAAACACAGTAGCCCAGTTTAGAAATGTACTTCATCTGCCAACTTCAGAGAGTCTTGCCACGTCTGGTTATCAGTCACTTATTGATAATCTCAAT AATGTGAAAGACAATAAATTGGCTGTTGCAAATAAAGTCTTCGTAGCTGCAAGTTTAAATTTGAAACCAAGTTACAAAAATTTGACTGAAGTTTATTTCCGCTCTTCTTCTCAATTAGTAAACTTTGCTCAAAGTCAGGAAGctgcaaatattattaatagttgGGCcgaacaaaatacaaataatctCATTAAAGAGCTTGTAACTCCTG CAATGTTAGATGACTTGACAAAGTTAGTACTTGCCAATGCAGTATATTTTAAAGGCCAATGGAAAGATAAGTTCGACCTTAAGTTAACGAGAAATATGCCATTTCATACTAGTAAAGTTGAAGTAAAAAATGTTCCTACAATGTATAGACAAGGTAAATACAAATATGGAGTCCTCGTAGATTTAAATGCGAAATTCGTTGTAATACCATACAAG GGTGACGAATTGAGTATGGTTATAATTCTTCCAAATGAAATTAATGATCTATCTGATGTtgagaaaaaattacaaaatataagtgTAACAAACATTCTAAGTCAAGGACATGGGGAAGAAATGAGATTATGGTTACCAAAGTTCAAGGTGGAAAGTAACATAGATCTTAGGAATGTCTTAATAgag ATGGGTTTAACTGATGCGTTTGCTGGTGCTGATTTTTCTGGGATTGCTGATGGTGAAGGTTTATGCATCAGTCAACTTATACAAAAGGCATACATTGAAGTGAATGAAGAAGGAAGTGAAGCTGTTGCTGTTACTC GTCGCGTTGTAACGAAGAGAAAGGGTGGTTGTAGATATATAAGGGAGTTCAAAATTGAACagccatttttttattatatcataaaaacTATGAAAGATGAAATAGGTAATGATATTAATCTACCACTATTCTGTGGTTCTATTTACGAACCCAAATTCTAA
- the LOC100652301 gene encoding serine protease inhibitor 3/4 isoform X3, translating into MRILIRSFWLMALALITMSEAEENVEALRSVVEGANQFSSSFFQTVVRHNPGNLIMSPLSASIALAMAACGARGNTEAQFRNVLHLPTSESVVTSGYQSLIDNLNNVKDNKLAVANKAFIAADLNLKPSYKDLTEVYFRSASQLVNFAQNKGAVRIINTWVEQNTNNLIKDILNTDAVNEMTKLVLVNAIYFKGQWKNKFDPKLTRDMPFHTSKVEVKNVPTMYSHSIYKYGELLDLNAKFVVIPYKGNEFSMVIILPNEIDGLSDVQKKLQNTSLTNILSQGHEEKMILWLPKFKMESMLELNDVLKEMGLIDAFNVADFSAMTDGALFISRVIQKAYIEVNEEGSEAAAVTAVIGSFRTGGLSYPIRKLKIDQPFVYYIIKTINDEKESDISLSLFSGSVIEPKI; encoded by the exons ATGCGTATAT TAATAAGAAGTTTCTGGTTGATGGCTCTTGCCCTAATAACAATGTCTGAAGCAGAGGAAAATGTTGAAGCTCTGCGCTCCGTTGTAGAAGGTGCAAATCAATTTAGTTCTTCATTTTTCCAG ACTGTGGTACGACACAATCCTGGCAACCTTATAATGTCCCCTTTAAGTGCAAGTATTGCTCTTGCTATGGCTGCTTGTGGAGCTCGTGGAAACACAGAAGCTCAGTTTAGAAATGTACTTCATCTACCAACATCAGAGAGTGTTGTCACATCTGGTTATCAGTCACTTATTGATAATCTCAAT AATGTCAAGGACAATAAATTGGCTGTTGCAAATAAAGCCTTCATAGCAGCAGATCTAAATTTGAAACCAAGCTACAAAGATTTAACAGAAGTTTACTTTCGCTCTGCTTCTCAATTGGTAAACTTTGCTCAAAATAAAGGAGCTGTGCGTATTATTAATACGTGGGTcgaacaaaatacaaataacCTCATTAAAGATATTCTAAATACTg ATGCGGTTAATGAGATGACAAAATTAGTACTTGTCAATGCAATATATTTTAAAGGCCAATGGAAAAATAAGTTCGACCCTAAGTTAACGAGAGATATGCCATTTCATACTAGTAAAGTTGAAGTAAAAAATGTTCCTACAATGTATAGTCACAGTATTTACAAATATGGAGAACTTCTAGATTTAAATGCTAAATTCGTTGTAATACCATACAAG GGTAACGAATTCAGTATGGTCATAATTCTTCCAAACGAAATTGATGGTTTGTCTGATGTccagaaaaaattacaaaatacaagttTAACGAACATTCTAAGTCAAGGACATGAGGAAAAAATGATATTATGGTTACCAAAGTTCAAGATGGAAAGTATGCTTGAACTTAACGATGTCTTAAaagag ATGGGTTTGATTGATGCATTTAATGTTGCTGATTTTTCTGCGATGACTGATGGTGCTTTGTTCATCAGTCGTGTTATCCAAAAGGCATATATTGAAGTGAATGAAGAAGGAAGTGAAGCTGCTGCTGTTACTG CTGTCATTGGGTCATTCAGAACGGGTGGTTTATCGTACCCTATacggaaattaaaa